A single window of Rana temporaria chromosome 1, aRanTem1.1, whole genome shotgun sequence DNA harbors:
- the LOC120924881 gene encoding olfactory receptor 11G2-like, whose translation MAVVCCDNKLHSPMYFFICIFSFLEICYTSVTMPRLLIDLNSDDKIIPIPLCVAQFYFLFVFGSTENFLLSSMAYDRYTAISNPLRYNSIMTPRVCIFLAAASWVCGFLAPLIPATFLSITFFCGSNIIDHFYCDFSPLLHHSCATGGVYIVETTFFSLACLVILGNFIFISMSYGLVMAIIANIPSPRGRRKTLSTCGSHLTVVCLFYGSIIYMYVRSDHSIPSHIDKVVSLFYCVITPTLNPLIYGLRNQEMKQAIKRITFTICKQNSLCQL comes from the coding sequence ATGGCCGTTGTTTGCTGTGATAATAAGCTTCACAGCCCAATGTACTTTTTCATTTGCatcttttcatttttagaaatctgTTATACATCAGTCACTATGCCCAGACTTCTGATTGATCTAAATTCAGATGACAAAATCATTCCTATCCCATTGTGTGTGGcccagttttattttctttttgtctttGGTTCAACTGAAAATTTCTTGTTATCTTCTATGGCTTATGACAGATACACAGCTATTTCCAATCCCTTAAGGTATAATAGTATTATGACGCCAAGGGTATGCATATTCTTAGCAGCAGCATCGTGGGTATGTGGCTTTCTGGCCCCCCTGATTCCAGCCACATTCCTCTCAATTACATTTTTCTGTGGCTCTAATATAATTGATCACTTCTACTGTGACTTCTCTCCATTACTTCACCACTCTTGTGCAACTGGTGGTGTCTACATTGTTGAAACAACCTTCTTCTCTTTGGCTTGTTTGGTTATACTAGGCAATTTTATTTTCATTAGTATGTCCTATGGTCTAGTTATGGCTATTATTGCTAATATACCTTCTCCGAGAGGAAGGAGGAAGACACTTTCAACCTGTGGTTCACATCTGACTGTTGTCTGCTTGTTTTATGGCTCCATCATTTATATGTATGTCAGATCAGACCACAGCATTCCCTCCCATATTGATAAAGTGGTGTCACTATTCTACTGTGTCATAACTCCTACCTTAAACCCTCTAATTTATGGTCTCAGGAATCAAGAAATGAAGCAAGCCATTAAAAGAATAACATTTACAATCTGCAAACAAAATTCTCTTTGCCAGCTTTAA